A region from the Aegilops tauschii subsp. strangulata cultivar AL8/78 chromosome 5, Aet v6.0, whole genome shotgun sequence genome encodes:
- the LOC109742056 gene encoding adenylate kinase 3, with protein sequence MATNIEDVPSVELMTELLRRAKCSSKPDKRIILVGPPGSGKGTQSPLIKDEYCLCHLATGDMLRAAVAAKTPLGIKAKEAMDKGELVSDDLVVGIIDEAMKKPSCQKGFILDGFPRTVVQAQKLDEMLAKQGAKVDKVLNFAIDDAILEERITGRWIHPSSGRSYHTKFAPPKTPGVDDVSGEPLIQRKDDTAEVLKSRLEAFHIQTEPVIDYYSKNGLVANLHAEKPPKEVTAEVQKALS encoded by the exons ATGGCGACGAAcatcgaggacgtgccttcgGTGGAGCTCATGACCGAGCTGCTCCGCCGCGCCAAGTGCAGCTCCAAGCCCGACAAGCGCATCATCCTCGTCG GTCCACCTGGCTCTGGAAAGGGAACACAGTCTCCCCTTATTAAGGATGAATATTGTTTGTGCCATTTAGCCACTGGCGATATGCTGAGGGCTGCTGTCGCCGCTAAGACTCCTCTGGGTATCAAGGCTAAAGAAGCTATGGACAAG GGAGAGCTTGTTTCAGATGACTTGGTTGTTGGGATTATTGATGAAGCCATGAAAAAGCCTTCATGTCAAAAAGGTTTTATCCTTGATGGCTTCCCTAGAACTGTTGTTCAAGCACAAAAG CTCGATGAAATGCTGGCAAAGCAAGGTGCTAAGGTTGACAAGGTTCTAAATTTTGCAATTGATGATGCAATATTGGAAGAACGAATTACTGGCCGTTGGATACACCCATCGAGTGGTAGATCTTACCATACAAAATTTGCTCCTCCTAAGACTCCAGGAGTTGATGAT GTTTCGGGAGAACCCTTAATTCAAAGAAAAGATGACACAGCTGAGGTCTTGAAGTCAAGGCTTGAAGCTTTCCACATACAAACTGAACCT GTGATTGACTACTACTCCAAGAATGGCTTAGTGGCAAATCTTCATGCGGAGAAACCACCAAAGGAAGTGACCGCCGAGGTGCAGAAAGCTCTTTCGTGA